A region of the Gemmatimonadota bacterium genome:
CGGCGCAGGTGGCCGAGCACGTACGCCTGACGTACACGGTCGTCCAGAACGAACTGGCGGGGGGGAGCGGGCTCCGCATCCGAACTCCGTGGTTGGTGCGGCAGCTCCTGCGCATGCGCATCCTCCCGCGCATCCTGGCCACCGGTAGGCTTCCCGCCGGCGCGCGCGCCTCATCGGAGATTCGCCCCGGCGACGGTCCGTTCCAGCGCGCACCATTGCTGCAGGCTCTACAGGTCGCGGCTTCTAGCGCCGAGGGGTCGATCGCGCGCCGCTGGGGCGAGGGGAGCGCCGGGATCACGCACCACATTTTCGGCCGGATCGAGCTCCCGCGGGCGATTCGCTTCATCACCGTGCACACGGCCCACCACACGCGGCAGTTGCTCGAGGTCGGGGCCAAGTAGCGCCGCCGACTGGCGGCGTCGCGCGCCGTCGACTGGCGGCGTCGGCGCCGTCGGTGCGGGGGGGCCCCACGGCACTCGGGTGTCCTTCTGCTCAGCGGCCCCCCGCCCGAGCCTTCGCCCCGTCCCGCGGGGATGGCAGCGATGGGTCGCGGTCGCCATCTTCGTCGCATCCGGGGCTCGGCGGGGCGGTACCCGCCGGCGCCCCGGTTCCCGCCTCGCCCCGACCCATGCCCACCTCGCGCTCGCGATCCATTCGCCCCGGGATCTCTTTCCGCCCGTCGCGCCCCGCCGCCGCTCTCGCCTTGGCCCTCGGCGCCGTGCTCTCGACCGGGTGTTACAGCTACCAGCCGGTCACCCTCTCCGAGCTCAAGCCGGAGATGCCGGTGCGTGTGCAGCTCACCGCCGTCGCGGTCGACCGGCTGCGCAACGGGGGGAACAACGAGGCGCGCTTCCTCGAGGACTTCTCGCTGAGCGGCAACGTGGCGCGCGTGAACGCCGACAGCGTCGTGCTCTCGGTGCAGACCAGCCGCACGACCGACGCGACCGTTCGCCCCGTGGCCTTCTACCAGCCGCTCCCGCTGCTGCGGAGCGAGCTGCGCACCACCGAGGTTCGCCGTCTCGACCGTCGGCGCACCACGTGGGCCACGGCGGTCCTCAGCACGCTGGCAATCGGCGCCGCGGTCTACGCCATCAAGCATGGTGGCGAAGCCAGCGGGTCGACGCCGGTGCCGGGCGGGCCTAACGAGGTGCGGGTGCCGTTGCTGGGGCTGAGGCTGCGGTAGGGCGGAAGACGGGAAGACGGGAAGACGAGATACCAACGCTACAAAAGCAGGACACGGAGGCTCACGGAGGAAGGTCGCGATAGCGCCGACGTCCTCCGTGAATCTCCGTGAATCCTCTGTGAGCCTCCGTGTCTCGCTTGGCTGTTGAACTTCCTCGTCTTCCCGTCTTCCCGTCTTCCCGTCTTCCCGTCTTCCCGTCTTCCTCCCCCTACGAGACCGTATTCGGCCGCGGCTTCACCTGCTCCGTGCTCGGCTTGAGCTCCGGCAACCCCGCCGCCTTCAGGATCGCATTCAGCCGCGGCAGCCGGGAGTTCATCCCCTTGTTGATCGCCGTCAGCTGCTTGTCGAGCTCCGCGCTCAGGGACTCGTAGGCCTCGATCGCCTGCTTCGTGGGGCGATACTCCCCCGTCCCCACGGTGCCGGCCAGTGAGGCAATCTGGTTGTTGAAATTGCCGACGACGACCATGACACCGCACCCCGACTGCTCGCCTGCGCCGCGACGGCCAAGGCGGGGAGGGGAGGCACCCCCCCGGCCCCGCAGGCCGCCACTACGCGGTTACCACCCCCGGGCCCCGCTGGGGGTGGTCGTGAGCGCCGACGGGCGCGGAAGCGACGGTAGTCGGCGCCCAGCAAGCGAGTGCTCAACCTCGCCATGAGCGGCGATGAGGCGACAGCGCGCCCACCCCCGACCCCAACCCCGAGCTCGGGTCCCGATATGGGTCGTCACCGCTGGGTGGTGACGGCCCGGCGGGGCCGCCGCAGCAACTGCAGGCGGATCGTTTCCATCGCGCTCACGACGTCGCCGAGCCGCGCGTGCAAGGCGTCCCGGTGGGCCCTGACCTCCGCGTAGCCTTGGCCAGCCGCTGCCTCGCCGGCTTCATCCAGCACTCGGGCGACTGCGTTGTGCTTCGTTCGCAGCGCCTGAGCATCCTCCTGCAGACGCTGCAACACACGTGGCACATCACCCAGGGCGTCCCGTGTCGCCCTGGGGAGACTCTCAAAGAGTTCGCCTCCGGCCAGGCCGAGCGACAGCTCGGTCGCCCGATGCGTCACCGCGTTGGCCGGCGCGGCTCGTCCCAGTGTCCGACGACCCAGACCGAAGAGTGCCTTTCCCACTGGCCCCGTCCACACCTTGGACCAGAAAGCCGTGTCCACATCGCGGCGGCGCTGCACAAGGGCAAGCCAACCCAGCCCCGCCAGGACGCTCGTGGCGAAGCTGAGGAAGATGGTATGTCCCATCGCTGTCGCGCCCACCCCGCCGCCGAGGAGCGGCGGAGCCCACGCGAGGGCGAATGTGAGGGCCGCGACAGACGCCACGCCGGCGAGCAGTCGCTCCGCGGGTGTCGCCCGTGCACCGGCATTCGCGATCTGCAGCTCCTCGCGTGAACGCTCCAGCTCGGCGGCAAAGGCGGGTTGGAGATCCTGGTGCGCAAAGCCGAGTTTCGCGAGTCGCCGCGCTGCTGCTGAGAGGTAGGTAATGGGGAGGAGCATCGCACCCGCGACGAGTGTCCAGACCCCCCAGGACCCGCCGAGCGTCGCCGACGCGTATACCGACGCCGGCAGGAGCAGGGCCCCGGTCACGAGGGTTCCGCCACCGTCCAGTCGGGCCTGTCGGCGCACAAAGGCACGCAACGCGACCGGGAGTTCGCGTCGTGGCTCGATGGCGACGTTCAACTGTTCCCCCAGAGCCTGCGCACTCGACGGGCGCAGCGCTGGATCCTTGGCGAGGCAACGATCCACCAGCGCCGCGAGCTTGCGGGGCACGGCGACCCCCAGGGATGCCAGCGGGCGTGGGGGTTGGCTCACCTGCCGCGCGAGGACCTCGGTGGGATTCGCCCCCTCGAACGGGAGCCTTCCCGAGAGGGCGAAGAACGCGGTGGCCCCCAGGGCATAGAGGTCGCTTCGCGCATCGAGGGGGCCGCCGAGGACCTGTTCCGGGCTCATGAACTCCGGTGTCCCAACAATCCGCTCGTCGATGGCGTCGCCGATCGCGGCGGCGATCCCGAAGTCCGCCACGAGGGCACGTCCCGTGGCCGACTCGATGAGGATGTTGTCGGGCTTGATGTCGCGGTGCACGAAGCCTTGCGCATGGGCGAAGGCGAGAGCCCAAGCTGCTTCGCGGAGGATCCGTACCGCCTCCCGCGCTGGACACCGGTCCGCGCGTGCGCACACGCTCAGCCAGGGTTTCTCCTCCACGAACGCCATCACGTAGAAGACGAACGCTCCGGATTCCTCCACCGCATGGATGGGGATGATGTTGGGGTGCGTGAGCTTGGCGGCGAGTCGTGCCTCTCGCAGGAAGCGGTCGCGTAGCTCCCGCGCGGGCAGCGAGCGCTGGGGGAGGAGCTTAATCGCCACCAGGCGGTCAAGGTGGACCTCGCGGGCGAGGTAGACGATCCCCATCCCGCCGCGCCCGAGCTCGCGGTCGATCGAGTAACGACCGGCGAGCCCTTCCTGGAAGTCGAGAAAGAGCGAATCGCTCTCAGTTGATGTTAGTGTCATCTGCCTGCGATGCTCGCGTCCGGACGGCGGGCAGGCCCCAAGGGTGTCGATCCATCCCTCCGTGAAGGACGCGTCGACCGGCCAGACGCCACGGTTCAAGGTGGTCCCGTTCGACCCGGCGCCGGGATCGTCGATACGCCCGTCGAGCCACTTGGCATGGAAGCCAGTTCGACGCGGGGCGTGCAGGACGGGCACCTCGCCTTCGATCTCGATGGCCCGGGCAAGCAGCGCTTCACCACGCGCGGCAACTGGCCGGGGTGCCAGCGCCGAGACATCTTCGGCGAGCCCCCGACCGAAGCCAGCGGCGACGCACCGATGCGCGGCGCATGCCTCCATGCGGGTCCCATGCCGACGTCTGGTTCCCTCACGTTTCTCGACGCTCTGGCGCGACGCTCACTCCCGCTTGGTATGCGCCTTCGCCTTCTCTCCGCCCTCCTGGCCCTCGCCGCCCCTCACGTGCGTGGCGGCGCGCAGGCCCCTCCGGCGCCGCCGCGCCTCGCCGCCCTGGTATCCGACGCGGCCGGCGTTCGGGTCACCACCCGATCGGCGCGCGAGTACGCCGCTGCGAGTGCCGCCTATCGCGACCTGCTCACGCGCCTGCGCGCGCTGGACCGCGGCTCGTTAGGGCGCGACGATCAGGTCGACTACGACCTGCTCGACGCTTACCTGCGCACCCGCGCCTTCGAGATCGACTCGCTCAGGGTGCACGAAGTCGTCCCGGCGAGTTATCTCGCCCTGGGCGCCACCGACCGTCTCTTCCTGCGTCCGGGGGCCATCAGTGACGCCGGGGTGTTGGACGCGCTCGCGGAACTGCGCCAGTTTCCCGCGGTGCTCGCGCATGCGCGCGCCAACCTGAAGGTGCCGGCGCGAACGTGGACCGAGAACGCGATCGCGCAGGCGCGCTACGCCCGCCTCCTCCTCGACGAGTACGTTCCGCGGGCGGCCGTGGATGACCCGGCGCTCAAGCGCGACCTCATCGGAGCGGCGCAGGAGGCATCGCGCGCCACCGAGGAGTTCCGCCTCTGGATGGAGCGCGATCTGCTGCCGCGCTCCACGCGCCCTCCCACATGGAAGCCGAGCGACATCGAGTTCTACCGCAGTTCAGGCGGCTGGACGGCTACGGCGTGGACGAGATGCTGCGCATCGCCGAGCGCGAGGCGGTGCAGCTGACGGCCGAGATGCGGGCGTTGGCGAAGGAGATCCACCCGTCGGGTGACCTGCGCACCGTGTGGGAACAGATGAAGGACGAGGCGCCGCCGTGGGAGGGGGTGATCCCGATGGCGCAGCGCTACGTTGACCTGACCACCGCCTGGCTGCGCGGTGCGGGGGCGCACGTGGCGACCATCCCCGACTTCGACTACGGCGCCGTGCTCACCACGCCGATGGCGCGTCGCACGCTCTCGTTTGGGGGCGCAGTACGGACCCACGGTGGCCGGGCGCTTGTCCGGATACTACGTCCTCACCCCGCTGGAGCCGTGGCTCACCGAGGCGGAGCAGGCGAGCCGCCTCCGCAGCTACAACCCGTACTGGACGCACGTGATCTCGTATCATGAGTGGCTGGGCCACACCGCCCAACGCGCCGCCGCCGCGCAGCATGTGACCCGTCCCATGCGCCGCCTCTTCCAGAGCGGCTACTTCTCGCAGTCGTGGTCGTTCTACCTGGAGCGGTTGCTGGAGGACGAGGGATACTACGACGTCCTCCCCTACATGGAGCGCCTCAAGACCAAGATGGCACGCCGCCAAATGCGCATGTGGCGGGTGCAGCGCATCCTCACCAAGCTCAAGATGGCGAAGGGTGAGATGTCGTTCGAGCAGGCGGTGAAGGCCTACATCGATCACATCGGGATGGAGCCGACCAACGCCTTCCTCGAGGTGCAGCGCGACTCCCAGAACGCCACGCCCCCCGGGCGCGAGATCATCGGCGAGTTGGTCATCCTGCAGCTACGCGACGAGTACAAACGCCGCATGGGGGTGCACTATTCGCTCCGGCGATTCAACGACCAGCTGCTCGCGTACGGCGACCTGCCGTTCAAGCAGATTCGGCGGCTGATGTTCGAGTAGCGGAAGACGGGAAGACGAGGACATTCGACAACGAAGCGGGATACGGTGGACATGGCGGTTTCACGGAGGCACATGGACGAGGGCTGCGTAGCGCCGACGTCCTCCGCGCCCATCCGCAGAAGCCTCCGTGAACCTCCGCGTCCCGCTTTGCGAGGCTGAACTGCCCTAACTGCTAGGACACCGTATTCGGCCGCGGCTTCACCTGCTCCGTGCTCGGCTTGAGCTCCGGCAATCCCGCCGCCTTGAGGATCGCGTTCAACCGCGGCAGCCGGGAGTTCATCCCCTTGTTGATCGCCGTCAGCTGCTTGTCGAGCTCCGCGCTCAGGGACTCGTAGGCCTCGATCGCCTGCTTCGTGGGGCGATACTCCCCCGTCCCCACGGTGCCTGCCAGTGAGGCAATCTGGTTGTTGAGCTTGATGGGGTAGTTGAGCGGGTCCTGCGAGCTCTGGTTCTTGACCTGATAGACCTCCTGCTCGCCGGCCGACATCTCGGTCATCATCTCGCCCGACAGCTGCTTGAACTCCTGCGCCGTCGCGCCGGTGATCTTGCTCGAGCGGTCTTCCACCTGCGAGCGCATGTTGCGCACGAGGCGCACGGCGTTGTTGGCCTCGGTGGTCTTGTCGCGGATCGCCATGAGGAGCTTGAACTGCGCCTGCAGGTCGGCATCGGTCGCGTCGCTGCGCGGGTCGCGCTTGAGCCGGAACGTGCGCGACTGCGTCTCGTTCCCTGCCGTCAGGCGCACGCTGTAGGCCCCCGGCGGGGCCACGGGGCCGGTGGTGCCGGCGGCCCACATGATCATCCCGTCAAAGCGCACCGCGTCGGGATAGCGCATGTCCCACGAGAAGGTGTTCATCCCCGCCTTGTTGGGGACGCGCGGCGGGCGCGGGGCGCGGGAGAAGAACTCCTCGATGTCGATGTTCTGCATCAGCACCGACGGGTCGGCGAAGCGCGCGGTGACGACCTTGGTGGCCGAATCACGCGAGAAGCCCGCCTTGGTGACCATGGAGTCGATGGCGGCCGCCTTCATCCCTTCCACGCGCAGCGAATCGGCCGACGTCTCCGGGTCCTGCTCGCTGGTGAAGCCGGCGATCGACTTGCCCGCCGCATCGAGGAACTCGAGCGTCACCTTCTGGTTGGCATCCTTGAGGTAGTACTGCATGTGCGCCCCGCCCGGTGGGTTGGACCCCACGCCACCGCCACCGCCAAAGAGCGCCATCAACTGCGCGAAGAAGCCGCCGCCGAAGTCGGAGCGAATCGCATCGCTCGGCTGGAAGAGGTGCGCCGCCTGCTTGGGCGTCTCGGCCTTGAGCTGCCGCAGCGCGGCGATGTTGTCCATCACCCAGAACGACCGCCCGTGCGTCGCCGCGATCACGTCGGCGTCCTTGATGCGGAGGTCGTGCACCGGAACGAGCGGGAGGTTGCGCTTGAGCGAGGCCCAGTTGCGCCCGTCGTCGAACGAGACGTAGACGCCGCGCTCGGTGCCGGCGAAGAGCAGGCCGCGGCGGACCGGATCCTCGCGCACCACGCGCAGGAAGTGATCGGGGGCGATCCCGTTGACGATCTTCGTCCACGTCTTGCCGTAGTCGTCGGTCTTGTAGAGGATCGGCGACTTGTCGCCCAGCTGGTACCGATTGGCGGCGACGTAGGCGGTGCCGGCGTCGTAGTGCCCTGGCTCGATGATGCTGATGCGCGTGAAGTCGCCGATGTCCTTGGGCGTCACGTTCTCCCAGCTGACGCCGTTGTTCTTCGACACCCACACCAGCCCGTCGTCGGTGCCGACCCAGAGCACCCCCTGCCTAACGGGGGACTCGTCGAAGGCGAAGATGAGCGCGTAGGTCTCGACCCCGGTCTGGTCCTTGGTGATCGGGCCGCCCGAGGCGTCCATCGTCTTGGGATCGCGGCGTGCCAGCTCCGGCGACACCGGGGCCCAGCTCTCCCCTTCGTCCGTGGAGCGGAAGAGGCGCGAGCCGGCCGCGTACAGCACCTTGTCGTTGTGGCGCGAGAAGACGATGGGGAAGGTCCACTGGAAGCGGACCTTGATGTCCTTGGACGAGTAGCCCATCGGGTTGATGGGATACACGGTGATATCGCGCGTGAAGCCGGTGCGCATGTCCTTGCGCGTCAGCAACCCGCCGTAGCTCCCGGCAAAGACGATCCCCGGCTTGGTGGGGTGCGGCGTCACGTAGCCCGACTCGCCGCC
Encoded here:
- a CDS encoding glycosyl hydrolase, with translation MTVRTRSGSRAVRALTRAFRSTTLAVLAPATLVAIAPALSAQARPAGRVAGVRAAAVPPAPTGPLTFDSTVFGALRWREMGPARGGRSVAVAGSVQRPNEYWMGTTGGGVFKTVDGGQNWSAASDKYFGGTIGAVAVDPQNADIVWVGGGETDIRGNTAGGDGLWKTTDGGKTWTMLGFREEHIATIRIHPTNKDVAWFAVFGNPFKAGDTRGVYKTTDGGKTFSKVLFVNDSTGAIDLHLDPSNPDVMYAATWQAYRTSWAMSSGGTGSAIWKSTDGGTTWTSLTKTAKGLPTGTVGKIGLTISPAKPSRLWAVIEHDSGGVYRSDDAGATWSYINRDRKLRQRAWYYSNLVADPKDTNVVYALNVGFYRSKDGGKTFREGINVPHGDNHDLWIAPNDPLRMVEGNDGGATVSTNGGKNWTDQEFATAQMYHVDVTNDYPYQICGAQQDNSTLCAPSRGEGRVNIADWKDAGGGESGYVTPHPTKPGIVFAGSYGGLLTRKDMRTGFTRDITVYPINPMGYSSKDIKVRFQWTFPIVFSRHNDKVLYAAGSRLFRSTDEGESWAPVSPELARRDPKTMDASGGPITKDQTGVETYALIFAFDESPVRQGVLWVGTDDGLVWVSKNNGVSWENVTPKDIGDFTRISIIEPGHYDAGTAYVAANRYQLGDKSPILYKTDDYGKTWTKIVNGIAPDHFLRVVREDPVRRGLLFAGTERGVYVSFDDGRNWASLKRNLPLVPVHDLRIKDADVIAATHGRSFWVMDNIAALRQLKAETPKQAAHLFQPSDAIRSDFGGGFFAQLMALFGGGGGVGSNPPGGAHMQYYLKDANQKVTLEFLDAAGKSIAGFTSEQDPETSADSLRVEGMKAAAIDSMVTKAGFSRDSATKVVTARFADPSVLMQNIDIEEFFSRAPRPPRVPNKAGMNTFSWDMRYPDAVRFDGMIMWAAGTTGPVAPPGAYSVRLTAGNETQSRTFRLKRDPRSDATDADLQAQFKLLMAIRDKTTEANNAVRLVRNMRSQVEDRSSKITGATAQEFKQLSGEMMTEMSAGEQEVYQVKNQSSQDPLNYPIKLNNQIASLAGTVGTGEYRPTKQAIEAYESLSAELDKQLTAINKGMNSRLPRLNAILKAAGLPELKPSTEQVKPRPNTVS
- a CDS encoding DinB family protein, which produces MTDTAQRDAAIKAHAAAVESFLVAARAVPDDAWDRPMARDKWSPAQVAEHVRLTYTVVQNELAGGSGLRIRTPWLVRQLLRMRILPRILATGRLPAGARASSEIRPGDGPFQRAPLLQALQVAASSAEGSIARRWGEGSAGITHHIFGRIELPRAIRFITVHTAHHTRQLLEVGAK
- a CDS encoding DUF885 family protein, translating into MEASSTRGVQDGHLAFDLDGPGKQRFTTRGNWPGCQRRDIFGEPPTEASGDAPMRGACLHAGPMPTSGSLTFLDALARRSLPLGMRLRLLSALLALAAPHVRGGAQAPPAPPRLAALVSDAAGVRVTTRSAREYAAASAAYRDLLTRLRALDRGSLGRDDQVDYDLLDAYLRTRAFEIDSLRVHEVVPASYLALGATDRLFLRPGAISDAGVLDALAELRQFPAVLAHARANLKVPARTWTENAIAQARYARLLLDEYVPRAAVDDPALKRDLIGAAQEASRATEEFRLWMERDLLPRSTRPPTWKPSDIEFYRSSGGWTATAWTRCCASPSARRCS
- a CDS encoding serine/threonine protein kinase, with product MTLTSTESDSLFLDFQEGLAGRYSIDRELGRGGMGIVYLAREVHLDRLVAIKLLPQRSLPARELRDRFLREARLAAKLTHPNIIPIHAVEESGAFVFYVMAFVEEKPWLSVCARADRCPAREAVRILREAAWALAFAHAQGFVHRDIKPDNILIESATGRALVADFGIAAAIGDAIDERIVGTPEFMSPEQVLGGPLDARSDLYALGATAFFALSGRLPFEGANPTEVLARQVSQPPRPLASLGVAVPRKLAALVDRCLAKDPALRPSSAQALGEQLNVAIEPRRELPVALRAFVRRQARLDGGGTLVTGALLLPASVYASATLGGSWGVWTLVAGAMLLPITYLSAAARRLAKLGFAHQDLQPAFAAELERSREELQIANAGARATPAERLLAGVASVAALTFALAWAPPLLGGGVGATAMGHTIFLSFATSVLAGLGWLALVQRRRDVDTAFWSKVWTGPVGKALFGLGRRTLGRAAPANAVTHRATELSLGLAGGELFESLPRATRDALGDVPRVLQRLQEDAQALRTKHNAVARVLDEAGEAAAGQGYAEVRAHRDALHARLGDVVSAMETIRLQLLRRPRRAVTTQR
- a CDS encoding DUF885 family protein, which encodes MGAQYGPTVAGRLSGYYVLTPLEPWLTEAEQASRLRSYNPYWTHVISYHEWLGHTAQRAAAAQHVTRPMRRLFQSGYFSQSWSFYLERLLEDEGYYDVLPYMERLKTKMARRQMRMWRVQRILTKLKMAKGEMSFEQAVKAYIDHIGMEPTNAFLEVQRDSQNATPPGREIIGELVILQLRDEYKRRMGVHYSLRRFNDQLLAYGDLPFKQIRRLMFE